From Bacteroidota bacterium, a single genomic window includes:
- the sthA gene encoding Si-specific NAD(P)(+) transhydrogenase produces MDNANNYDIIVIGSGPGGQQAAVEGTKSGKRVALIERARNVGGECVFHGTIPSKTLREAALNLTNLRSVSNIFQYELRSDVEIHSLMGRLDEVLALQKTSIEEEMRRNDVNLIHGKASLVDQNQVRVQHIDGSSSILSAKNIVIATGSRPRRPPEIPVDHEHILDSDSILSLIYLPQSLTVLGGGVISSEYASIFALLGVKVTMIDRAPRPLMFMDPELVNSYLEHFKQNGGEHYGSAEITSVTWDGVSQVVTKLASGDVISSDKLLVALGRLANVEGLGLETVGIEQTKRGHIVVDDQYQTNIPNIYAVGDVVGRPSLAASAMEQGRRAVCHALGMGDTGVDFSYLPIGIYAIPEMASVGLSEEEAREKFGDIYVGKANFADIARAQISGATTGLLKLVVAPDGQQLLGVHIVSQGAADLIHAGELALLNGNKVSIFQENVLNFPTMSQAYRVAALDVFHQVMNRTAEPVLT; encoded by the coding sequence ATGGACAACGCAAACAACTACGACATCATTGTTATCGGTAGTGGCCCCGGCGGCCAACAGGCTGCCGTTGAAGGCACAAAATCGGGCAAACGGGTCGCCCTGATCGAACGCGCCCGCAACGTGGGTGGTGAATGTGTGTTTCACGGCACCATTCCTAGTAAAACACTTCGCGAAGCAGCCCTGAACCTGACCAATCTTCGGTCGGTATCAAACATCTTTCAGTATGAATTGCGTAGCGATGTTGAAATTCATAGCCTGATGGGCCGGCTCGACGAAGTCCTGGCGTTGCAAAAAACTTCTATCGAAGAAGAAATGCGGCGCAATGACGTCAACCTGATCCACGGGAAAGCAAGCCTCGTGGACCAAAACCAGGTGCGTGTACAGCATATCGATGGCAGCTCCAGCATCCTGTCGGCTAAGAACATAGTGATTGCCACCGGGTCGCGTCCGCGCCGGCCGCCGGAGATTCCGGTTGATCACGAACACATCCTCGACAGTGACTCGATCCTCAGCTTGATCTATTTGCCACAGTCGCTGACCGTACTGGGTGGTGGCGTGATTTCCTCAGAATATGCCTCTATTTTCGCTTTGCTGGGGGTAAAAGTAACCATGATTGACCGCGCCCCGCGGCCGCTCATGTTTATGGATCCCGAGTTGGTAAACAGCTATCTGGAGCATTTCAAACAAAACGGTGGCGAGCACTACGGAAGCGCTGAAATCACGTCTGTTACCTGGGACGGCGTCTCACAGGTCGTCACCAAACTGGCTTCTGGCGATGTAATTTCCAGCGACAAATTGCTGGTTGCACTTGGTCGACTCGCCAACGTCGAAGGCCTGGGCCTCGAAACAGTTGGCATCGAACAGACCAAACGCGGACATATTGTGGTAGACGACCAATACCAGACCAATATCCCCAACATTTATGCAGTAGGTGATGTTGTTGGCCGGCCTTCACTGGCAGCCAGCGCCATGGAACAGGGACGCCGCGCAGTTTGCCACGCCCTCGGTATGGGCGACACCGGCGTTGATTTCAGCTACTTGCCCATTGGCATCTATGCTATCCCCGAAATGGCCAGTGTTGGCCTGAGCGAAGAAGAAGCACGCGAAAAATTCGGCGACATCTACGTTGGAAAAGCCAACTTTGCCGACATCGCACGTGCCCAGATTTCTGGTGCAACTACAGGACTCCTCAAACTCGTTGTTGCACCCGATGGCCAGCAATTGCTAGGCGTACATATTGTAAGCCAGGGCGCAGCAGACCTGATCCATGCCGGCGAATTGGCCCTGCTCAACGGCAACAAAGTGAGCATCTTCCAGGAAAACGTCCTCAACTTCCCAACCATGTCACAGGCATACCGGGTAGCAGCCCTCGACGTATTCCACCAGGTAATGAACCGTACAGCCGAACCTGTGCTCACATAG
- a CDS encoding arylsulfatase, with protein MSNQLPVALLLCCFAVAFTACTPPSAPEVMKPNIVFILADDMGYGDPGAYNPDSKIPTPNMDQLAAEGIRFTDAHSPSGVCTPTRYGIMTGRYSWRTRLKKGVTRGYSANLIDTTRTTVAKLLKNEGYATAIIGKWHLGLGETEPLDYSQRLYPGPRAHGFDYYFGIPASLDMIPYVYVENEEVMELPTDSVGPSGYEYGGPYWRAGPIAPSFKHIDVHPTFTTRAVNFIAQHAENASEQPFFLYLPLASPHTPWLPTENFQGISQAGEYGDFTTEVDWTVGQVMQQLEAHGMTEHTLIMVASDNGSFWIQDDIDRYDHLSNLNLRGIKADIHEGGNRVPLIARWPAQIDAGLVSDHLVSLVDLMGTFAELLDVELPANTAEDSHSFLPQLMGKESLSGRNDVIMHSSEGMFAIRKGDWKLIEGLGSGGFTQPRFIEPTPGGPAGQLYNLAEDLQETNNRYAEEPEVVAELTALLNQQRDQGFSRSID; from the coding sequence ATGTCCAATCAATTGCCTGTTGCCCTTTTGCTGTGCTGTTTTGCCGTTGCTTTCACAGCCTGTACACCCCCATCTGCGCCCGAAGTAATGAAACCAAACATTGTCTTCATTCTTGCGGATGACATGGGATATGGTGATCCCGGTGCATACAACCCGGACTCCAAGATCCCAACACCCAACATGGACCAGTTGGCTGCTGAAGGCATTCGTTTTACAGACGCACACTCTCCCTCCGGTGTTTGTACACCAACGCGCTACGGCATCATGACCGGCCGCTACAGCTGGAGAACCCGGCTAAAGAAAGGCGTAACACGGGGCTACTCGGCCAACCTTATCGACACAACACGCACCACCGTAGCAAAGCTGCTTAAAAATGAGGGATACGCTACAGCCATCATCGGTAAGTGGCACCTTGGCCTTGGTGAAACTGAGCCACTGGATTACAGCCAGCGCCTTTACCCAGGACCAAGGGCACACGGTTTTGATTACTACTTTGGCATCCCTGCCTCTCTCGACATGATTCCCTACGTGTATGTCGAAAATGAGGAAGTCATGGAATTGCCAACAGACTCAGTAGGGCCAAGTGGCTACGAATACGGCGGCCCTTACTGGCGCGCCGGCCCAATCGCTCCCTCATTTAAACACATTGATGTACACCCAACGTTTACCACGCGGGCTGTAAACTTCATCGCGCAACACGCGGAGAACGCTTCCGAACAGCCTTTTTTCCTCTACCTCCCACTTGCCTCCCCCCATACCCCCTGGCTGCCTACAGAAAACTTTCAGGGCATCAGCCAGGCCGGCGAGTATGGCGATTTCACGACGGAAGTAGACTGGACCGTCGGCCAGGTCATGCAGCAACTGGAGGCCCACGGCATGACAGAGCATACCCTCATCATGGTTGCCAGCGACAATGGTTCTTTCTGGATACAAGACGATATCGATCGCTACGACCACTTATCCAACCTCAACCTGCGCGGCATAAAAGCTGACATCCACGAAGGCGGCAACCGCGTGCCGCTAATTGCCCGCTGGCCCGCACAGATTGATGCCGGCCTCGTGAGTGATCACCTCGTCTCGCTTGTTGACCTCATGGGTACCTTTGCAGAATTACTCGACGTCGAGTTGCCGGCAAATACAGCGGAAGACAGCCATAGCTTCCTCCCGCAGTTGATGGGCAAAGAGTCGCTTTCAGGCCGCAACGATGTGATTATGCACTCCTCCGAAGGCATGTTTGCCATTCGGAAAGGAGACTGGAAATTGATTGAGGGCCTCGGCTCTGGCGGTTTCACGCAACCCCGGTTCATCGAACCCACCCCAGGCGGGCCGGCGGGACAGTTGTATAACCTTGCCGAAGACTTGCAGGAAACCAACAATCGATACGCTGAAGAACCCGAAGTGGTAGCCGAACTAACTGCCCTGCTCAACCAGCAGCGCGACCAGGGCTTCAGCCGCAGTATCGATTAA
- a CDS encoding serine acetyltransferase — translation MHPDFLKKLYASHQACPTCPAPAEVVRFFDDLIGVLFSETSQLSHLTEAAFRAHVSSLENEFDRLLQYVPDCPDDHATITAALFEAIPVIHRMLHEDVDAMYAGDPAAKSRSEVIRSYPGFYAIAAYRIAHHLTTLGIHEIPRIITEHAHSRTGIDIHPGAHIGHHFCIDHGTGIVIGETSHIGNHVKVYQGVTLGALSVNKEDATRKRHPTIEDHVVIYAGATILGGETVIGHNSIIGGNVWLTRSVPAESKIYYQSKMYHGEAGETDVYILKAK, via the coding sequence GTGCATCCAGATTTCCTCAAGAAGTTATACGCATCCCACCAGGCATGTCCGACGTGCCCCGCGCCGGCGGAGGTTGTGCGTTTTTTTGACGACCTGATCGGTGTCCTCTTTTCCGAGACATCGCAACTGAGTCACCTCACCGAGGCTGCCTTTCGGGCGCATGTTTCGTCTCTCGAGAATGAATTTGACCGCTTGTTGCAATACGTACCCGATTGTCCGGATGATCACGCTACGATTACAGCCGCTTTGTTTGAAGCCATACCGGTCATTCATAGGATGTTGCACGAAGACGTGGATGCGATGTATGCCGGCGACCCGGCGGCCAAAAGTAGAAGCGAAGTTATTCGTTCGTATCCCGGGTTTTATGCCATTGCTGCGTACCGCATTGCGCATCATTTGACAACCCTGGGTATCCACGAAATCCCGCGCATCATTACGGAGCATGCCCACAGTCGTACGGGCATCGATATTCATCCTGGTGCACACATCGGCCATCATTTTTGTATTGATCACGGGACCGGCATTGTGATTGGCGAAACCAGTCATATCGGCAACCATGTGAAAGTCTACCAGGGCGTTACGCTAGGGGCGTTAAGCGTTAACAAAGAAGATGCAACGCGGAAGCGACATCCAACCATTGAGGATCATGTTGTGATCTATGCCGGCGCCACCATTTTAGGCGGAGAAACCGTGATCGGACACAACAGCATCATTGGCGGTAATGTATGGCTCACCCGTAGCGTGCCTGCTGAATCTAAAATTTATTACCAATCCAAAATGTACCACGGCGAAGCGGGCGAAACCGACGTATACATTTTGAAAGCCAAATAA
- the ahcY gene encoding adenosylhomocysteinase has translation MEAVDKKVPYKVKDIGLAEWGRMEIELAEAEMPGLMALREQYKDTKPLAGARIAGCLHMTIQTAVLIETLVELGAEVTWSSCNIFSTQDHAAAAIAAAGVPVYAWKGMDEDEFWWCIEQTLHAFDGDKPLNMILDDGGDLTNIVLDKYPELVAGIKGLSEETTTGVHRLYERMENGTLPLPAINVNDSVTKSKFDNKYGCKESCVDAIRRATDIMMAGKVAVVAGYGDVGKGSAASLRGAGCRVIVTEIDPICALQAAMDGFEVKKMIDAVKEANIVVTATGNKDIISAEHFKAMKDKAIVCNIGHFDNEIDVAWLNESGAVKQTIKPQVDKYTIDGKDIILLAEGRLVNLGCATGHPSFVMSNSFTNQTLAQLELWENADNYENKVYMLPKHLDEQVARLHLAKIGVELEELSEEQADYIGVKKEGPFKPEYYRY, from the coding sequence ATGGAAGCTGTAGATAAAAAAGTACCTTACAAAGTAAAGGATATTGGTCTGGCTGAATGGGGTCGGATGGAGATTGAACTGGCTGAAGCAGAGATGCCCGGCCTGATGGCACTTCGTGAGCAATACAAAGACACCAAGCCCCTGGCTGGTGCCCGTATCGCCGGCTGCCTGCATATGACGATTCAGACGGCTGTGCTTATTGAAACGCTGGTAGAACTGGGCGCTGAAGTGACCTGGTCTTCCTGTAATATCTTCTCTACCCAGGACCATGCTGCCGCTGCAATCGCTGCCGCAGGAGTTCCTGTTTATGCCTGGAAAGGGATGGACGAAGATGAATTCTGGTGGTGCATTGAGCAGACGCTGCATGCGTTTGATGGCGACAAGCCACTCAATATGATTCTTGACGACGGTGGTGACCTGACTAACATTGTGCTGGATAAATACCCTGAGCTGGTAGCCGGCATCAAAGGTCTCAGCGAAGAAACCACAACAGGTGTTCACCGCCTTTATGAGCGGATGGAAAATGGCACGTTGCCACTTCCTGCAATCAACGTGAATGATTCGGTAACGAAGTCTAAATTCGATAACAAGTACGGTTGTAAAGAGTCTTGCGTTGATGCAATCCGTCGTGCAACGGACATCATGATGGCCGGCAAAGTTGCTGTTGTTGCCGGGTATGGCGACGTGGGCAAAGGATCAGCTGCTTCGCTTCGTGGCGCTGGCTGTCGGGTGATCGTGACCGAAATCGACCCGATTTGCGCACTACAGGCTGCCATGGACGGCTTCGAAGTAAAGAAAATGATTGACGCCGTTAAAGAAGCTAACATTGTTGTTACTGCAACCGGCAACAAAGACATCATCTCAGCCGAGCATTTCAAAGCGATGAAAGACAAAGCAATTGTCTGTAACATCGGACATTTTGACAATGAAATTGATGTAGCATGGTTGAACGAATCTGGTGCGGTCAAGCAGACGATCAAGCCGCAGGTAGACAAGTACACCATCGATGGCAAAGATATCATTCTGCTTGCAGAAGGCCGGCTGGTTAACCTTGGTTGCGCTACCGGACATCCATCATTTGTAATGTCGAACTCGTTCACCAACCAGACGCTCGCACAGCTTGAGCTCTGGGAGAACGCTGACAATTACGAAAACAAAGTATATATGCTGCCCAAGCACCTCGACGAGCAGGTTGCACGGCTCCATCTTGCCAAAATCGGCGTTGAACTCGAAGAGCTGTCTGAAGAACAGGCAGATTATATCGGTGTCAAAAAAGAAGGGCCATTCAAACCTGAGTACTACCGGTACTAG
- a CDS encoding T9SS type A sorting domain-containing protein, whose protein sequence is MIRLSLVLVFCCILFAPKAFAQTGATPAFTETFDLDPASPGPWNPDNWDVTVHVRSRDNYYSLEPVEADHGSDCGPPPATHMVSAYEDMVYSCKNHMMTTLNAPGYGVIYLTPNHLLDFSETTGTVSFDMSTLRKTGRDWVDVWITPFEDHLQLPLDGTVDLQGLPKRGINITMDLVRGTSRFRAYLIENHEATELDATSEGWQGYEAFLTPDQRRRDQFELKLTRTHLSFGMPGYSFQWFDLDIPELSWDRAVIQFGHHSYNPYKDCDNDGSCAPNTWHWDNVSIAPAQPFTMLHATKRYADASTAGVVQFETPAPQAAYLRFAGIGNNISLSFDNGATWGPAVRQPQILDIEEHFSSYLTPIPAGTSNILVQAEDWWGGPWHVRNLSIWSQEVATSVNTETPPRPATLVLHQNFPNPVHTSTVIPLTVPNAGYVRLEVIDILGRTVAVAQDGILAQGGHDIPFNARALPAGTYFYRVTTETARVTRLLQVIR, encoded by the coding sequence ATGATCAGGCTTTCTTTGGTCCTTGTATTCTGTTGCATACTGTTTGCCCCAAAGGCATTTGCACAAACGGGTGCTACACCGGCCTTTACCGAGACCTTTGACCTCGACCCGGCAAGCCCCGGCCCGTGGAATCCAGATAACTGGGACGTTACCGTCCACGTTCGCAGCCGCGACAATTATTACAGCCTCGAGCCTGTTGAGGCAGATCATGGTTCAGACTGTGGTCCGCCACCGGCTACGCATATGGTTTCTGCGTATGAAGACATGGTGTACAGCTGTAAAAATCACATGATGACCACGCTCAATGCCCCGGGCTACGGCGTGATATACCTCACCCCCAATCACCTCCTGGATTTTTCCGAGACAACGGGGACTGTATCATTTGACATGTCGACCCTGCGCAAAACCGGACGCGACTGGGTTGATGTGTGGATTACCCCGTTTGAAGACCACCTTCAACTCCCGCTCGACGGCACAGTGGACCTGCAAGGGCTGCCCAAACGTGGTATCAACATCACAATGGATCTCGTACGGGGTACGTCCCGTTTCCGGGCTTATCTTATAGAAAACCATGAAGCAACAGAGTTGGATGCCACGTCGGAAGGCTGGCAGGGATACGAAGCTTTCCTTACGCCGGATCAGCGCCGGCGGGATCAGTTTGAACTCAAGCTTACCCGCACGCACCTCTCTTTCGGCATGCCAGGCTACAGCTTTCAGTGGTTCGACCTGGATATTCCCGAGTTAAGTTGGGACCGTGCCGTAATCCAGTTTGGGCATCACTCTTACAACCCTTACAAAGACTGCGACAATGACGGCTCGTGCGCACCCAATACCTGGCACTGGGACAACGTCTCTATTGCGCCCGCGCAACCATTTACCATGTTACATGCAACAAAACGCTACGCCGACGCCTCCACGGCAGGTGTGGTGCAGTTTGAGACGCCGGCACCACAAGCAGCTTATTTGCGTTTTGCCGGTATTGGTAACAATATATCGTTGAGCTTCGACAATGGGGCAACGTGGGGCCCCGCCGTCAGGCAACCTCAGATACTCGATATCGAAGAACACTTCTCCTCCTACCTTACCCCGATACCAGCCGGCACAAGCAATATACTGGTGCAGGCTGAAGATTGGTGGGGCGGCCCCTGGCACGTACGCAACCTCTCCATCTGGTCGCAAGAGGTAGCAACATCGGTGAACACAGAAACACCTCCACGACCAGCGACCCTGGTGCTGCATCAGAATTTCCCTAACCCGGTGCATACCAGCACAGTGATTCCACTTACCGTACCGAACGCAGGCTATGTGCGTCTTGAAGTAATAGACATACTCGGCAGAACGGTTGCAGTCGCCCAGGACGGTATACTCGCACAGGGCGGACACGATATTCCTTTTAATGCCCGTGCATTGCCGGCGGGCACCTATTTTTACAGGGTAACAACCGAGACAGCACGTGTTACCCGCCTGCTTCAGGTGATCCGCTAA
- the cysM gene encoding cysteine synthase CysM, giving the protein MKLDALIGNTPLVELQHIPENPNVRLLGKLEGNNPGGSVKDRPAYGMITGALDRGDVKPGDKLVEATSGNTGIALAMIARLFGLEMTLIMPDSATRERVLAMEAYGAQVMLTPAAKTIEHSRELALDMAENQGYFMLNQFGNPDNYGMHYRSTGPEIWRDTDGEITHFVSAMGTTGTIMGVSRFLKEKNPAIQIVGTQPKDGSRIPGIRRWSPAFLPKIFEPERVDQVVDVSEAEARTQTKRLAREEGILAGMSSGGALTAALKIAETLESGLIVFIVCDRGDRYLSSGLFG; this is encoded by the coding sequence ATGAAACTAGATGCACTGATAGGCAACACGCCGCTGGTAGAATTACAACATATCCCTGAAAATCCCAATGTGCGCTTATTGGGTAAACTCGAAGGCAACAATCCGGGAGGGAGTGTGAAAGACCGGCCTGCATACGGGATGATTACTGGAGCACTTGATCGTGGTGACGTGAAGCCGGGCGACAAGCTGGTTGAGGCTACCAGTGGAAATACCGGCATTGCCCTTGCCATGATTGCGCGGCTCTTTGGGCTTGAGATGACGCTCATTATGCCGGATAGCGCAACCAGAGAGCGGGTGTTGGCTATGGAAGCTTACGGTGCGCAAGTAATGCTCACGCCGGCTGCCAAAACAATCGAGCACTCCCGTGAACTGGCGCTCGATATGGCAGAGAACCAGGGGTATTTCATGCTGAACCAGTTCGGGAATCCCGACAACTACGGCATGCATTACAGGTCAACCGGTCCTGAGATTTGGCGAGATACTGATGGCGAGATCACCCACTTTGTTTCTGCGATGGGAACGACAGGTACCATCATGGGTGTATCGCGATTTTTGAAGGAGAAAAATCCAGCCATTCAGATTGTGGGTACGCAGCCCAAAGATGGTTCGCGCATTCCAGGTATCCGGCGATGGTCTCCTGCATTTCTTCCCAAAATATTTGAGCCGGAGCGGGTAGACCAGGTGGTTGATGTGAGCGAGGCAGAGGCGCGCACGCAAACAAAACGACTCGCAAGGGAAGAAGGCATTCTTGCCGGCATGAGCAGCGGTGGTGCGCTCACTGCCGCACTCAAAATTGCAGAGACGCTGGAAAGCGGCCTCATCGTATTTATCGTGTGTGACCGTGGCGACCGGTACCTCAGCTCCGGCCTTTTTGGGTAG
- a CDS encoding HDOD domain-containing protein — translation MSNTGLLIDDSPTSDNSETLDVFCAALANLIDRKELALPVLPEVPSKVLTMTTNPDMNIAELSNLIHQDQALASHVLRVSNSASYGGTRQIASLTQAITRLGGRLVGDIAFGISLQSDVFQIKGFEKMVRQLWRHAFAAGLFGKEIARLRRRNIEGQYLCGLLHTIGKPVILQACIGLQEELGRTLDKDTATILMNNFHNSVGSILTFSWGLPDLVSKTCLYYTNYEEAPTFKDETIATYLASQLALLIGDSLEKEQEVLRSDPAFHLLNLYPEDVQLLFDKLDSISEIIAAMAI, via the coding sequence ATGAGCAACACAGGTCTTTTGATTGACGATTCGCCAACCAGTGACAACAGTGAAACGCTTGATGTCTTTTGCGCAGCACTGGCAAATCTGATTGACCGAAAAGAGTTGGCCCTCCCGGTACTTCCCGAAGTACCAAGCAAGGTCCTCACGATGACAACCAACCCGGACATGAACATTGCCGAGTTGTCAAATTTGATCCACCAGGATCAGGCGCTCGCCAGCCATGTCTTGCGGGTGAGCAATTCAGCATCGTATGGCGGCACGCGACAAATTGCCTCGCTCACACAAGCGATAACACGACTTGGCGGCCGGCTTGTGGGAGACATCGCTTTTGGCATTTCCCTGCAAAGCGATGTATTCCAGATCAAAGGCTTCGAAAAAATGGTTCGCCAGTTATGGCGCCACGCCTTTGCAGCCGGCCTCTTTGGCAAAGAGATTGCTCGCCTGCGACGCCGTAACATCGAAGGCCAATACCTCTGTGGGTTGCTTCATACCATCGGGAAACCTGTCATTCTGCAGGCTTGCATCGGCTTGCAAGAAGAACTTGGCCGTACCCTCGATAAAGATACGGCAACCATTTTGATGAATAATTTCCACAACAGCGTCGGCTCTATTCTCACGTTCTCCTGGGGATTACCCGATCTGGTCAGCAAAACCTGCCTGTACTACACCAACTACGAAGAAGCCCCAACCTTCAAAGACGAAACCATTGCAACCTACCTGGCCAGCCAACTGGCCCTCCTCATAGGAGATTCCTTAGAAAAAGAACAGGAGGTCTTGCGCTCGGATCCAGCATTTCACTTGCTCAACCTGTACCCCGAAGATGTACAACTGCTTTTCGACAAACTTGACAGCATCTCCGAAATCATAGCCGCAATGGCAATCTAA
- a CDS encoding DUF1080 domain-containing protein yields MYFATPLPRMLCCLLLLCLSLPAGLNAQNQSNDGWTPLFNGENLDNWVQRNGEATYHIDGDEIVGTTVMRTPNSFLCTREDYGNFILEYEFLVHPLLNSGVQIRSMSKADYYDGRVHGYQVEIDPASRAWTGGIYDEARRGWIYSLSRNAPARAAFKQGTWNKVRIEAVGASIRTWLNGVMASNLVDDMTASGFIALQVHSIGSEEQAGREVRWRNIQIKTKNLEEARWAPDPAVPEFNYVPNTITETEERRGWRLLWDGVSTDGWRGARLDDFPASGWAMEDGVLSVLASDGGESTNGGDIVTTDTYSSFELELDFKIAEGANSGIKYFVLTDLNKGPGSSIGLEYQILDDNRHPDADQGVGGNRTLASLYDLIPAGNMTRAGASKRVNGPGRWNRARLVVKGNHVEHWLNNEKVLEYERGTPIYRALVAKSKYNVWPSFGEAPAGHILLQDHGDHVSFRSIKIREF; encoded by the coding sequence ATGTATTTTGCCACCCCGCTACCCCGTATGTTATGCTGCTTGCTCCTGCTGTGCCTCAGTCTTCCTGCAGGCCTCAACGCACAAAATCAATCCAATGACGGCTGGACGCCGCTGTTTAATGGTGAGAATCTCGACAACTGGGTCCAGCGAAACGGTGAGGCAACTTATCACATCGATGGCGACGAAATAGTCGGCACAACCGTGATGCGAACACCAAACAGTTTCCTTTGTACCCGCGAGGATTACGGTAACTTCATTCTAGAATACGAATTCCTGGTCCATCCCCTGCTGAATTCTGGCGTCCAGATTCGTAGCATGAGTAAAGCAGATTATTACGACGGCCGCGTACACGGCTATCAGGTTGAAATTGACCCTGCATCACGGGCCTGGACGGGTGGTATCTACGATGAAGCCCGGCGCGGCTGGATCTACAGCCTGAGCAGGAATGCGCCGGCGCGGGCTGCCTTCAAGCAAGGCACATGGAATAAGGTCCGCATAGAAGCCGTCGGCGCATCCATCCGCACATGGCTCAATGGCGTCATGGCAAGTAACCTGGTCGACGACATGACAGCAAGCGGCTTTATCGCCCTCCAGGTGCATAGCATCGGAAGCGAAGAGCAAGCCGGCCGTGAAGTCCGGTGGCGCAATATCCAGATAAAAACTAAAAACCTGGAAGAAGCCCGTTGGGCGCCAGATCCGGCAGTTCCCGAATTCAATTATGTGCCCAATACAATCACTGAAACAGAAGAACGCCGTGGCTGGCGCCTGCTGTGGGATGGCGTGTCAACCGACGGATGGCGAGGCGCCAGACTGGACGATTTCCCAGCATCCGGATGGGCCATGGAAGACGGTGTGCTTTCTGTCCTCGCCTCAGATGGCGGCGAATCAACCAACGGCGGCGACATCGTAACCACCGATACGTACAGCAGTTTTGAACTGGAGCTAGACTTCAAAATTGCGGAAGGTGCTAACAGTGGCATTAAGTACTTCGTGCTCACCGATCTCAACAAAGGGCCCGGCTCGTCGATTGGCCTTGAGTACCAGATCCTCGACGACAACCGACATCCGGATGCAGATCAGGGTGTTGGCGGCAACAGAACGCTGGCCTCCCTCTACGACCTCATCCCGGCCGGCAACATGACCAGGGCCGGCGCGAGCAAACGCGTCAACGGACCCGGCCGCTGGAACCGGGCGCGGCTTGTTGTCAAGGGAAACCATGTTGAACACTGGCTAAACAACGAGAAAGTACTCGAATACGAGCGCGGCACCCCCATCTACCGGGCGCTCGTGGCAAAAAGCAAATACAACGTATGGCCCAGCTTCGGCGAAGCCCCTGCTGGCCACATCCTCCTCCAGGACCACGGCGACCACGTTTCGTTTAGGAGCATCAAAATTCGCGAATTCTGA